The following proteins are encoded in a genomic region of Neospora caninum Liverpool complete genome, chromosome XI:
- a CDS encoding putative ABC transporter translates to MEAFGAAQYVITLLSINPEGGYCLPRLMPCARVLKQQLDPILLAKQADTEVSPTASHLNDKDPLGEWRARYVHADLEYFEVRGEIHFCSVVFHYPGRPTVPVLNGVSLHVSSKEFVGVAGAAGSGKTTLLRLIDGLVHADQGAVFIDGRDVRHLDPIWLRRQVGVLWQDPDIVSGTIHDNLYYGVGNPDPVPCYSNEVCMRAKELKFTETVSVGFNGVCIHMEDCSRRKRRATVALEVTPERCLRGLH, encoded by the exons ATGGAAGCTTTCGGGGCGGCTCAATATGTTATCACCCTGCTCAGTATCAATCCGGAGGGGGGGTATTGCCTTCCTCGATTGATGCCATGCGCACGGGTGTTGAAGCAGCAACTGGATCCGATACTATTAGCTAAACAGGCAGACACGGAGGTCAGCCCCACGGCGTCTCACCTAAACGACAAGGACCCCTTGGGAGAGTGGCGAGCTCGCTATGTTCATGCGGACTTGGAGTACTTTGAAGTTCGAGGGGAGATACACTTCTGCAGCGTGGTATTCCATTATCCTGGCAGACCTACAGTCCCGGTCCTCAACGGTGTTAGCCTTCATGTCTCATCGAAGGAG TTTGTGGGAGTGGCAGGTGCTGCTGGAAGTGGGAAGACAACGCTGCTGCGGTTGATCGATGGTCTCGTTCACGCTGATCAAGGTGCAGTATTTATAGATGGCCGCGATGTTCGGCATCTGGATCCAATATGGCTGAGAAG GCAAGTTGGGGTTCTCTGGCAGGACCCCGACATTGTGTCGGGAACAATCCACGACAACTTGTACTACGGAGTGGGGAACCCGGACCCCGTGCCCTGCTACAGCAACGAGGTTTGTATGCGAGCGAAGGAACTCAAATTCACTGAAACTGTAAGTGTCGGTTTCAACGGAGTGTGTATTCATATGGAAGATTGTTCCCgccgaaaaaggagagcaaCGGTAGCATTAGAAGTGACACCTGAAAGGTGCCTTCGGGGGTTACACTAG
- a CDS encoding putative dynactin subunit 4, whose translation MSDSDSDVSNGPASELPPLPVPPPLPRAPTSLGPLPETRRPEVFLLPQTRQAVIPVSRAYVCDACRAVRGPEDLSVEIESYFCPACLDVMPQTEALACSCRCTKCFDCPRCFATLGVVREPREAAETGRDAGEALAAANALVAEGAAPTLGPQRCDSLLSISSEEDAEEAERRSAGGNGDGKSDAGEKFEYVFACTACKWSSRPLDMKSRVSALLPAAGTAEERGGRIRRCFSPIFEALQAAAQERERTRQLEARVKHKAVALLFAAAAARGNFPGRGLGRLQRDRTWRVADVDEMLAKRTAEIARTDIWANVRQDGQPAPQRVSLADLVAGKHLAPTREVVSEFDWNRRLQQDMFREDAEDADEDFTAEETKALEPLNANQVLVDRRTPDLAPVKVPDDVWGGVGRAREAGGVDEATVDDFPTVEQRLRNPNATVVAEMSGALLHPTRKRLLTRQSKRCRVCQKFVVKSQVSPNAVPPLRLNSAAALLLPLMYPRIRDGTGLEGLVDVEIGVVNPTEVPMFLSFHLAHGPEEDAAQARGLTEASPREGREPSSGKAGEAERGLASERQYETVRRNWQTLDILTKNFDVALDPYDEMLEELNSEVEELRADDDPTIVLARKGNTVLLRLRVRAKKWAVHQVGACCMTVDVAVADDNPVRVCYVLTLGRIAPASEPELVRRESL comes from the coding sequence ATGTCGGACTCCGACAGCGACGTGAGCAACGGCCCTGCCTCGGAGCTTCCGCCGCTCCCGgtgcctccgccgctgccgcGCGCACCGACGTCGCTCGGGCCGCTTCCCGAGACGCGGCGGCCGGAGGTCTTTTTGCTTCCCCAGACCCGACAGGCAGTGATCCCCGTTTCGCGAGCGTACGTCTGTGACGCGTGTCGGGCGGTGCGGGGCCCGGAGGATCTCTCGGTTGAAATCGAGTCGTACTTTTGCCCGGCCTGCCTCGACGTCATGCCCCAGACTGAAGCCCTCGCCTGCAGTTGCCGCTGCACCAAGTGCTTCGACTGTCCCCGCTGCTTCGCGACGCTCGGCGTCGTGCGCGAGCCGCGCGAAGCCGCGGAGACTGgacgcgacgcaggcgaggcgctcgccgccgcgaacGCGTTGGTCGCCGAGGGCGCCGCACCGACTCTGGGCCCGCAGCGGTGCGACAGTTTGTTGTCGATctcgagcgaagaagacgcagaagaggcggagcgccgGTCGGCCGGAGGGAACGGCGAcgggaagagcgacgcaggcgagaaatTCGAGTACGTGTTCGCCTGCACAGCCTGCAAGTGGAGCTCGAGGCCGCTGGACATGAAGAGTCGGGTGTCCGCGCTGCTGCCCGCCGCGGGGACGGCGGAAGAGCGCGGCGGGCGCATCCGGCGGTGCTTCAGTCCGATCTTCGAGGCTctgcaggcggcggcgcaggagcGGGAACGGACGCGGCAGCTGGAAGCGCGAGTGAAGCACAAGGCGGTCGCGCTACTcttcgccgcagccgccgcgagGGGCAACTTCCCGGGGCGCGGCCTCGGCCGCCTGCAGCGGGACCGGACGTGGCGGGTGGCGGATGTCGACGAGATGCTCGCGAAGCGAACTGCAGAGATCGCGCGAACCGACATTTGGGCGAACGTGCGGCAAGACGGCCagccggcgccgcagcgcgtGAGCCTCGCGGACCTGGTCGCAGGCAAACATCTCGCGCCGACTCGGGAGGTCGTTTCGGAGTTCGACTGGAACCGCCGCCTGCAGCAAGACATGTttcgcgaagacgcggaagacgccgacgaGGACTTCACggccgaggagacgaaggcgctcGAGCCGCTCAACGCGAACCAAGTGCTCGTCGACCGCAGGACTCCAGACCTCGCCCCCGTGAAGGTTCCGGACGACGTCTGGGGCGGCGTCGGACGGGCGCGGGAAGCGggcggcgtcgacgaggcCACTGTGGACGACTTCCCGACGGTggagcagcggctgcggaACCCGAACGCGACCGTCGTGGCGGAAATGAGCGGCGCGCTACTGCACCCGACCCGCAAGCGCCTCCTGACGCGGCAGTCGAAGCGCTGTCGCGTCTGTCAGAAGTTCGTCGTGAAGAGCCAAGTGAGTCCGAACGCGGTGCCTCCGCTGCGCTTGAActcggccgccgcgctcCTCCTCCCGCTCATGTATCCGCGCATCCGCGACGGCACCGGCCTCGAAGGCCTCGTGGATGTCGAGATCGGCGTCGTCAACCCAACGGAAGTGCCCatgttcctctccttccatTTGGCGCACGGcccggaggaagacgcggctCAGGCGCGGGGGCTCacggaggcgtctccgcgggaAGGGCGGGAGCCCAGTTcggggaaggcaggcgaggccgagagaggcctCGCTTCGGAGCGACAGTACGAGACGGTCCGGAGGAACTGGCAAACGCTCGACATCTTGACCAAGAACTTTGACGTGGCGCTCGATCCGTACGACGAAATGCTGGAGGAACTGAACTCTGAAGTAGAAGAGCTGAGAGCGGACGACGACCCCACGATTGTTCTCGCCAGAAAAGGCAACACCGTCTTGCTCAGGCTCCGCGTTCGCGCCAAGAAATGGGCTGTGCACCAGGTCGGGGCCTGCTGCATGACCGTCgacgtcgccgtcgcggACGACAACCCTGTCCGCGTGTGCTACGTTCTCACTCTCGGCAGAATTGCACCCGCGAGCGAGCCGGAGCTGGTACGCCGCGAAAGCCTCTGA
- a CDS encoding Os09g0371300 protein, related, whose amino-acid sequence MRSSSSDELTSGASLLGGRQDSENGASASEEPAHRARTRKRFTCEQLFWCPETGYQPGGRTAILSTYTYAAVHGATDQLLPASFKSLEIDLRLSPVGLGTASSCSRIAHAIACPLWGLAVDCCGRRRMFASTALGWGLASALFFFVWMPWQVMPLMCFTGLFMAAMGPLSQKVLSEEVPAESRGTSFGTMHFFQSLGRIISLQAATSVSGLLILGAEGWRYAFAACGLVSMLMAIFLGLRVPDSAEQKELQKSTGVKWFSPKELLYVLWNGSFWSMLLVGILNGIPRSALNFCTMWFQYCGITNWWSSFIVSASWIAAMFVAPFVGCLGDYASRLSRDHGRPLVAQISLLLRSGLMAILLTCIPLQPSSFWIFLVLSVLIGFLAGWPGVGVNRPILSEIVKPQHRATVFALVSTCEGIGAALLGAPLVGFLSQTVFGYINVGHSHKLLELSELQRQGNARALSRAMLCMTVGPWIANVLVYCILHKTYRNDRQLQSSSGGESFSIGSGKPD is encoded by the exons ATGagatcttcttcgtctgacGAACTTACGTCTGGTGCTTCACTCCTCGGCGGCCGGCAAGATAGCGAAAATGGCGCCTCCGCTTCCGAGGAGCCAGCGCACCGAGCGCGAACGCGAAAACGCTTCACTTGCGAGCAATTGTTCTGGTGCCCGGAAACAGGTTACCAACCTGGTGGACGAACAGCAATCTTGTCTACGTATACCTACGCTGCAGTCCATGGTGCCACGGACCAATTGTTGCCAGCAAGTTTCAAGTCGCTTGAGATTGACCTGAGGCTCTCTCCAGTGGGCCTAGGGACAGCATCGTCCTGCTCCCGTATAGCGCACGCTATCGCGTGCCCGTTATGGGGTTTAGCAGTTGATTGCTGCGGCCGTCGTCGGATGTTTGCGTCGACCGCTCTCGGATGGGGATTGGCCAGTGCActgtttttctttgtctGGATGCCATGGCAAGTGATGCCACTCATGTGCTTCACTGGCCTTTTCATGGCAGCCATGGGGCCTCTGTCTCAGAAGGTTTTGTCTGAAGAGGTTCCCGCAGAAAGTCGCGGAACGAGTTTCGGGACGATGCACTTCTTCCAGTCCTTGGGCCGGATAATATCTTTGCAAGCCGCAACTTCTGTCTCCGGGTTGCTTATTCTTGGCGCCGAAGGGTGGAGATACGCCTTCGCCGCGTGTGGATTGGTATCAATGCTGATGGCTATCTTCCTGGGCCTGCGAGTGCCGGATTCCGCAGAACAGAAGGAACTCCAAAAGTCTACTGGGGTGAAGTGGTTTTCTCCCAAGGAACTTTTGTACGTGTTGTGGAACGGAAGCTTCTGGTCAATGCTCCTGGTG gggATACTAAACGGCATACCTCGGTCTGCTCTAAATTTCTGTACAATGTGGTTCCAATACTGCGGCATCACGAACTGGTGGTCTTCGTTCATTGTATCCGCCAGCTGGATTGCAGCGATGTTTGTCGCCCCTTTTGTGGGGTGCTTGGGAGATTATgcgtcgcgtctttctcgtgaCCATGGTCGACCACTGGTGGCGCAaatctcccttcttcttcgctccgggCTCATGGCCATCTTGTTGACTTGCATCCCGCTACAACCATCGTCGTTCTGGATTTTTCTAGTACTATCAGTCCTCATAGGCTTCCTCGCAGGCTGGCCCGGGGTTGGAGTAAACAGACCGATATTGTCGGAAATAGTGAAGCCCCAGCACCGAGCGACGGTTTTTGCGTTG GTGTCGACGTGCGAAGGAATTGGAGCTGCACTTCTCGGAGCACCACTGGTGGGTTTTCTGAGCCAGACGGTCTTCGGATACATCAATGTGGGCCACTCGCACAAGCTCCTTGAGTTGTCGGAACTTCAGCGACAGGGCAACGCTAGGGCCTTGTCGAGGGCAATGCTCTGCATGACCGTCGGGCCTTGGATTGCGAATGTGCTGGTCTATTGCATTCTTCACAAGACCTACCGAAACGATCGACAGCTGCAAAGTAGCTCCGGAGGTGAGTC GTTCTCCATCGGAAGCGGAAAACCGGACTGA
- a CDS encoding superoxide dismutase, protein MAFTLPPLPYAYDALAPHISADTLQFHHGKHHAGYVAKLNGFIEGTAFAGKTLEEVVRSSTGAIFNNAAQVWNHTFYFNSMKPPTAGGGGKPTGRLLDEINKEFTSVEKFKEEFSKVAAGHFGSGWAWLVWDKQGKKVGIEQTHDACTPITEQMKVPLLCCDVWEHAYYLDRKNDRPAYIKAWWEVVNWDFASKNLEEALK, encoded by the exons ATGGCGTTTACTTTGCCCCCTCTCCCATATGCGTATGACGCGCTTGCTCCCCATATCAGCGCGGACACACTTCAGTTTCACCATGGCAAGCACCATGCGGGCTACGTCGCTAAGTTGAACG GCTTCATTGAAGGAACCGCTTTTGCGGGAAAGACTCTCGAAG AGGTGGTCCGCTCGTCTACTGGAGCAATTTTTAATAATGCAGCTCAAGTGTGGAACCACACTTTCTACTTCAACAGCATGAAGCCGCCAACAGCAGGTGGTGGTGGAAAGCCAACTGGGAGACTTCTGGACGAGATAAACAAGGAATTCACGTCTGTTGAGAAGTTCAAGGAAGAGTTTTCGAAGGTTGCCGCTGGCCACTTTGGCTCAGGATGGGCATGGCTTGTCTGGGACAAACAGGGCAAGAAAGTTGGCATTGAGCAGACGCATGATGCGTGCACGCCGATAACGGAGCAGATGAAGGTGCCGCTTCTTTGCTGTGATGTTTGGGAGCATGCCTACTATCTGGACAGAAAGAACGACAGACCAGCGTACATCAAAG CATGGTGGGAGGTTGTTAACTGGGACTTCGCCAGCAAGAACTTGGAGGAAGCCTTGAAATAA